A genomic window from Streptomyces sp. HUAS YS2 includes:
- a CDS encoding RNA polymerase sigma factor: MEMSVRARIRAGDADTFGSLFDDYARAVNNHAFRLTGDWSVAEDVLSLTFLEAWRLRKSVDPDGGSLRPWLLGIATNVARNTRRAARRHEAAMNRLPREEVFPDFADELVGRIDDAERVVALRAALSRLRRPEREVVALCVWAGLDYAAAAKALDIPVGTVRSRLSRARKKLHKYAGAGLSSFGGNPDPGRGQTDGDRGPAVRPTQEEAR, translated from the coding sequence ATGGAGATGAGTGTGCGTGCCCGAATACGGGCGGGAGACGCCGATACGTTCGGGTCCCTCTTCGACGACTACGCGCGGGCGGTCAACAACCACGCCTTCCGGTTGACCGGAGACTGGTCCGTGGCCGAGGACGTGCTGTCGCTGACGTTCCTTGAAGCCTGGAGGCTACGGAAGTCGGTGGATCCGGACGGCGGGTCCCTGAGGCCGTGGCTGCTCGGGATCGCCACCAACGTGGCGCGGAACACCCGCCGGGCCGCCCGGCGACACGAGGCGGCCATGAACCGGCTGCCGCGCGAGGAGGTCTTCCCCGACTTCGCCGACGAACTGGTCGGCAGGATCGACGACGCCGAGCGGGTGGTGGCGCTGCGCGCGGCGCTCTCCCGGCTGCGGCGCCCCGAGCGCGAGGTGGTCGCCCTCTGCGTCTGGGCGGGCCTGGACTACGCGGCCGCGGCCAAGGCACTGGACATCCCGGTGGGGACCGTCCGGTCGCGCCTGTCCCGCGCCCGCAAGAAGCTCCACAAGTACGCCGGAGCCGGCCTCTCGTCGTTCGGCGGGAACCCGGATCCGGGCCGCGGACAGACAGATGGTGACCGCGGTCCTGCGGTCCGGCCCACCCAGGAGGAAGCCCGATGA
- a CDS encoding IS5 family transposase (programmed frameshift) has product MSLTDAQWARIEPLLPDRTPKRGGRWRDHRQVIDAIAFKYRTGTPWMDLPDHFGSWKGAHNRLRKWAADGTWEKVFTALLAQADDEGDLDWVVAVDSTVVRAHQHAAGARPKGASAGEPDDHALGRSRGGLTTKVHLAADSHCRPLAFVLTPGQAGDAPAFPEVTARLRVPRPIGRPRTTPEMVLADKAHSSRAIRALLRRRGIRAVIPQPIDQVAKRKRRGRSGGRPPAFDREAYKQRNTVERCINKLKQWRGLATRYDKTATIYLAGLHLAAIFIWSAR; this is encoded by the exons GTGTCGTTGACTGATGCCCAGTGGGCGAGGATCGAGCCGCTGCTGCCGGATCGGACACCGAAGCGGGGAGGGCGATGGCGTGATCACCGGCAGGTGATCGACGCGATCGCGTTCAAGTACCGCACCGGGACGCCGTGGATGGACCTGCCCGATCACTTCGGTTCGTGGAAGGGCGCCCACAATCGGCTGCGGAAGTGGGCCGCCGACGGCACCTGGGAGAAGGTCTTCACCGCCCTGCTCGCCCAGGCCGACGACGAAGGCGACCTCGACTGGGTCGTCGCGGTCGATTCGACCGTCGTCCGCGCTCATCAGCACGCCGCCGGGGCCCGTC CAAAAGGGGCCTCGGCCGGCGAGCCGGACGACCATGCCCTCGGACGGTCCCGCGGCGGACTGACCACCAAGGTCCACCTCGCCGCGGACAGCCACTGCCGGCCGCTGGCTTTCGTCCTCACGCCAGGCCAGGCAGGTGACGCGCCCGCGTTCCCCGAGGTCACGGCCCGGTTACGGGTGCCTCGGCCGATCGGCCGTCCCAGGACCACGCCAGAGATGGTCTTGGCCGACAAGGCCCACTCGTCCCGCGCGATCCGGGCTCTCCTCCGCCGACGCGGGATCCGGGCGGTGATCCCTCAACCCATCGACCAGGTCGCCAAGCGCAAGAGGAGAGGCCGGTCCGGCGGCCGTCCACCGGCCTTCGACCGCGAGGCATACAAGCAACGCAACACCGTCGAGCGGTGCATCAACAAGCTCAAGCAGTGGCGCGGCCTGGCCACCCGCTACGACAAGACCGCCACCATCTACCTCGCCGGACTCCACCTCGCCGCCATCTTCATCTGGTCGGCAAGGTGA
- a CDS encoding CU044_5270 family protein: MSSTPSRPTPAEREEMARLLPVPPERERPGRHHQALKDQLLREFRQDATPPAAAKPRCGVRRLTIAAVPLAAGALAVTLATSGLLDREPGADPNAAVAPGSGGSAPQATPAAVLLDRIATVAASKPAPAVRDDQYVYVASTVAWSSQSDVDPVMRLDTPHSRKIWLSVDGSRPGLLHEKGKEIPLAGDLDKSGRPVSDKPLGNPAPTLNNPTYRYLESLPTDPETLLKKIYDETKGSGPGPDQQAFVTIGDLLREQLAPPKVSAALYKAAARIPGVTVVDDAVDAAGRHGVAVARVHAGERTEWIFDRNTLEFLGERGVMVEDTEWAKSGQVTATTAVLTRGITNKPGEAPGHTG, translated from the coding sequence ATGAGTTCCACCCCGTCCCGGCCCACCCCGGCTGAACGCGAGGAGATGGCCCGGCTGTTGCCGGTCCCGCCCGAGCGGGAGCGGCCCGGCCGCCACCACCAGGCCCTCAAGGACCAGCTGCTGCGCGAGTTCCGGCAGGACGCCACTCCCCCGGCCGCCGCCAAGCCCCGCTGCGGGGTCCGCCGCCTCACGATCGCCGCCGTCCCGCTGGCCGCGGGCGCCCTGGCCGTCACGCTGGCGACGAGCGGTCTGCTCGACCGGGAGCCCGGCGCCGACCCGAACGCCGCAGTGGCTCCCGGCTCGGGCGGCAGCGCGCCGCAGGCGACGCCGGCCGCGGTACTTCTGGACCGCATCGCCACCGTCGCCGCGTCCAAGCCCGCGCCCGCCGTCCGTGACGACCAGTACGTCTACGTCGCCAGCACGGTCGCCTGGTCCAGCCAGAGCGACGTCGACCCCGTCATGCGTCTGGACACGCCCCACAGCCGGAAGATCTGGCTCTCGGTCGACGGAAGCCGCCCCGGCCTGCTCCACGAGAAGGGCAAGGAGATCCCGCTGGCCGGCGACCTGGACAAGAGCGGCCGGCCCGTCTCCGACAAACCCCTCGGCAACCCCGCTCCCACCCTCAACAACCCCACCTACCGCTACCTCGAGTCGCTGCCCACCGACCCCGAAACACTCCTGAAGAAGATCTACGACGAGACGAAGGGCTCCGGACCGGGGCCGGACCAGCAGGCGTTCGTGACCATCGGCGACCTGCTGCGCGAGCAGCTGGCCCCGCCGAAGGTCAGCGCCGCCTTGTACAAGGCGGCGGCCCGGATCCCCGGCGTCACCGTCGTCGACGACGCGGTCGACGCGGCCGGCCGCCACGGCGTCGCTGTCGCCCGCGTCCACGCCGGCGAGCGCACCGAGTGGATCTTCGACAGGAACACCCTGGAGTTCCTCGGCGAGCGGGGCGTCATGGTCGAGGACACCGAGTGGGCCAAGTCCGGCCAGGTCACCGCGACCACCGCCGTCCTGACCCGTGGCATCACGAACAAGCCCGGCGAGGCCCCGGGCCACACCGGCTGA
- a CDS encoding IS5 family transposase (programmed frameshift) yields the protein MSVRLVITDAMWDRIEPLMPADPVRGRRWADHRRTLEAIAWKYRTCSPWRDLPHELGAFQTAHKRLIRWAADGTWQRIFAAVLAHADAADAVEWAVSVDSTVCRAHQHAAGARKKGADRAEPADHALGRSRGGLSTKVHLASDGQARPLAIHVTAGQAGDAPAFEAVMARIRVPRTGLGRPRTRPDVVLADRAYSSRAIRRHLRRRGIRAVIPQPSDQVGHRLRRGRAGGRPPSFDAEAYKQRNTVERCINRLKQWRGLAMRTDKLAMAYEGALHLAAILIWTRLRKTEDARTPEKS from the exons ATGTCTGTCCGGTTAGTGATCACTGATGCGATGTGGGACCGGATCGAGCCGCTGATGCCGGCTGATCCGGTCCGTGGCCGGCGGTGGGCCGACCACCGCCGAACCCTGGAGGCCATCGCGTGGAAGTACCGCACGTGCTCGCCCTGGCGGGACCTGCCCCACGAACTTGGTGCGTTCCAGACCGCTCACAAGCGCCTGATCAGGTGGGCTGCCGACGGCACCTGGCAACGGATCTTCGCTGCTGTGCTCGCCCATGCGGACGCGGCTGACGCAGTGGAGTGGGCGGTTTCCGTGGATTCCACTGTCTGCCGGGCTCACCAGCACGCGGCCGGAGCAAGGAA AAAGGGGGCGGACAGGGCTGAACCTGCCGACCACGCACTCGGACGCTCCCGAGGCGGCCTGAGCACGAAAGTTCACCTCGCCAGTGACGGCCAGGCACGACCCCTCGCCATCCATGTCACCGCTGGTCAGGCTGGCGACGCGCCTGCTTTCGAGGCGGTCATGGCTCGCATCCGAGTCCCGCGCACCGGCCTGGGCAGGCCACGAACCCGACCCGATGTCGTTCTTGCGGACCGGGCCTACTCATCCCGCGCAATCCGCCGGCATCTTCGCCGCCGAGGCATCCGGGCCGTCATCCCGCAGCCTTCTGACCAAGTCGGACACCGTCTCCGGCGAGGCCGGGCCGGCGGTCGTCCACCCAGCTTCGACGCGGAGGCATACAAGCAGCGCAACACCGTCGAGCGGTGCATCAACCGTCTCAAGCAGTGGCGCGGCCTGGCCATGCGAACGGACAAACTCGCCATGGCCTACGAGGGCGCACTCCACCTCGCAGCCATCTTGATCTGGACGCGCCTTCGGAAGACTGAGGACGCCCGCACGCCAGAGAAGTCCTAA
- a CDS encoding tetratricopeptide repeat protein, protein MQFDDVDDQGRPLAVDASIDLSYRHLSADQARVFRLLASAPGPDVSTDAATVLIGQSSLQTRRILTELTRMHLLLTSPTDHDRWAMHDLVRLFADERGRRHAEDDQRAAAVTSLMSHYCTTAEAADTHLQGQPDLPISDLFPDRDSALSWLESEWPNLTATVISAQAYEHPAAASLAPTLYRFLEFRDLYADMLTVNSVALSTCRRLGDPLGEAKALNGIGVALRNQGRFEEAIDSHIAGADICRDIGYQRGEAGAVNNLGNVLEDVGRLEEAIDARTTAVNLFKAIGNRFGEGEALSNRGLTLEAMGRTERAIDDHATAVEIFQEIGVRHGEGKALFNLGDALQEVGRYEEAIDALTPAISLLEEANDHLFQAEAQCLLGLVLHKFDKFEEAIHAHTAAANLFKKLEKRGDEGIELVRLGLALRRLGRLEEAIDAHTKAAALLGEVESLRFEALALHEFGVCLEIAGRTEEALAAYTRATVCDPENPRILADRGHFYRLTGQHDEALADLNRSIELAPQNPSAITNRGVTLRVMGRYEESINDFNRSIELDPNSGWTHYEKGVALHALQDPECEVSLGLAIELCSAKNGDSSPDIADIGNLLLAHCAMSEWGKAEQYLTAFIRGSSAPGEKVELIACMDTLIHILDSDGERIRAFQKRLEDALGTR, encoded by the coding sequence ATGCAGTTCGACGACGTCGATGACCAAGGACGCCCCCTGGCCGTAGACGCATCCATTGACCTGTCATACCGTCACTTGAGTGCTGATCAGGCCCGGGTCTTCCGACTCCTGGCATCCGCGCCTGGTCCGGACGTCTCCACAGATGCAGCCACAGTCCTGATCGGTCAATCCTCCCTGCAGACCCGCAGGATCTTGACCGAACTAACCCGCATGCATCTTCTCCTGACATCACCAACAGACCATGACCGCTGGGCGATGCACGACCTGGTGCGCCTCTTCGCCGATGAGCGGGGCAGGCGTCACGCCGAGGACGACCAACGCGCCGCTGCTGTGACATCCCTCATGAGTCACTACTGCACGACCGCCGAGGCGGCCGACACACACCTCCAAGGACAACCTGACCTGCCCATCTCGGACCTCTTCCCAGACAGGGATAGTGCCCTGAGTTGGCTGGAGAGCGAATGGCCCAATCTCACCGCAACAGTCATCTCGGCGCAAGCGTACGAACATCCTGCTGCTGCCAGCCTCGCTCCAACCCTGTACAGATTCCTTGAGTTCCGGGATCTCTACGCTGACATGCTTACTGTGAATAGTGTGGCGTTGAGTACTTGTCGGAGGCTTGGTGACCCATTGGGGGAGGCGAAGGCTCTGAACGGAATAGGTGTTGCCCTGCGTAACCAAGGGCGCTTTGAGGAGGCGATCGACTCCCACATCGCCGGCGCCGATATTTGCAGAGATATCGGTTACCAGCGTGGCGAGGCTGGGGCCGTGAACAATTTGGGAAACGTCCTGGAGGATGTTGGCCGCCTTGAGGAGGCGATCGATGCCCGCACCACGGCAGTCAACCTCTTCAAAGCTATCGGAAACCGCTTCGGTGAAGGAGAAGCCCTAAGTAACCGCGGCCTCACCCTGGAGGCGATGGGACGGACCGAGAGGGCGATCGACGACCATGCGACTGCCGTGGAGATCTTTCAAGAAATCGGTGTCCGGCATGGTGAAGGTAAGGCGCTGTTTAATCTCGGGGACGCTCTACAGGAAGTCGGGCGCTACGAAGAGGCTATTGATGCCCTTACGCCTGCCATCAGCCTCCTCGAAGAAGCCAACGATCACCTCTTTCAAGCGGAAGCGCAGTGCCTCCTCGGGCTCGTCCTGCATAAATTCGACAAATTTGAGGAGGCGATCCACGCTCACACTGCTGCAGCCAACCTCTTCAAGAAGCTCGAAAAGCGTGGCGATGAAGGCATTGAACTCGTCAGGCTCGGGCTGGCCCTACGGAGATTGGGGCGCCTGGAGGAGGCCATCGACGCTCACACCAAGGCGGCTGCTCTCTTGGGGGAGGTTGAATCCCTCCGCTTCGAGGCGTTGGCGCTGCACGAATTTGGGGTATGTCTGGAAATAGCAGGGCGTACCGAGGAGGCTTTGGCGGCATACACCCGTGCCACAGTATGCGACCCCGAGAATCCTCGGATCCTCGCGGACCGAGGGCACTTCTATCGGCTTACCGGCCAGCATGATGAAGCCTTGGCAGACTTGAATCGCTCTATCGAACTTGCTCCGCAGAATCCCAGCGCTATCACTAATCGGGGGGTCACTCTGCGTGTGATGGGTCGGTATGAGGAATCCATCAACGACTTCAATCGCTCCATCGAACTCGATCCGAATTCCGGCTGGACTCATTACGAGAAGGGGGTTGCGCTTCACGCCCTGCAAGATCCCGAATGTGAAGTGAGCCTAGGGCTCGCCATTGAGCTTTGCTCCGCCAAGAATGGCGATTCATCGCCAGATATTGCAGATATTGGAAACCTTCTACTTGCTCACTGCGCGATGTCTGAATGGGGGAAGGCGGAGCAGTACTTGACCGCCTTCATTCGCGGCAGTAGCGCACCTGGAGAAAAGGTCGAACTAATAGCCTGCATGGATACTTTGATTCATATTCTAGATTCTGATGGAGAGCGCATACGCGCATTTCAGAAACGGCTAGAGGACGCACTCGGCACGCGATAG